The sequence GGACCGAAGGCATGAACCAGTGGAAATCCGCCCATGCCATCCAGACGCCTGCCCGCACGCTGGCCGAGGCCATGGAGGGGGCAGACGTCTTCCTAGGGGTATCGGTCAAGGGGGTCGTCACGCCGGCCATGCTGGAATCCATGGCGGCACGCCCGATTGTTTTCGCGATGGCCAACCCGGATCCGGAGGTCACACCGGAAGAGGTTTATGCAGTGCGGACCGATGCAATTGTTGCAACCGGGCGATCAGATTACCCGAACCAGATCAACAATGTGCTCGGCTTTCCTTATATCTTCCGCGGTGCCCTAGATGTGCGGGCCCGTACCATCAACGAGGAGATGAAGATTGCCTGCGCCAAGGCTTTGGCCGCCATGGCGCGCGAGGACGTTCCCGATGAGGTGGCCGCAGCCTATTCCGGTCGAAGGCTTCAGTTTGGGCCGGAGTATCTGATCCCGGTCCCGTTTGATCCCCGGCTTGTCTCGACAATTCCCCCCGTGGTGGCAAAGGCAGCCATGGATAGTGGCGTTGCCCGTCGTCCGATCGAGGATATGGACGCATACCGGAGTGCCCTTGCCGCACGTCTCAACCCGATGGTCGGGTCTATGCAGGCGATTTTTGCCGAAGTAGCCGCTCGCTCGTGCCGGGTTGTCTTTGCCGAAGGTGAGGAAGAAAAAGCAATCCGTGCGGCTCTGGCATTCCGGAATGCCGGTTATGGGTATCCGGTTCTGGTTGGCCGCAAGGAGCGTATTGCCGCCACAGTTAGCAGCCTTGGACTGGATGCCGATGCGCTGGAAGGGGTAGAAATCCATAATGCTGCCCTGTCGGAGCGGAACCATTATTACGCGGACCATGTGTACAGTCGGATGCAGCGGCGCGGGCTGTTGTGGCGTGACTGCCTGCGTCTGGTCAATCAGGACCGCAACGTGTTCGGGGCCTGCATGGTCTGCCTAGGGGATGCTGATGCCATGGTGACCGGCCTGACCCGTACCCATGGCAGTGTTCTCAAGGGGCTTTTGAAGGTTGTGGATCCCAAGCCTGGGTCCCGTATCTTCGGGATGACAATCATGCTGTCGCGTGGCCGGACGGTGTTTATTGCTGATACCACCATTCACGAAACGCCTTCGGCGGAGGAACTGGCCGACATTGCCGTCGGCGCAGCGGCTCGGGTGCGGCAGATGGGGCATGAGCCAA comes from Haematospirillum jordaniae and encodes:
- a CDS encoding NADP-dependent malic enzyme, whose product is MGEKGDKSFRATLEQDALAMHASGRPGKIEIVPTKPLTTQRDLSLAYSPGVAAPCREIARDPSLAYDYTTKGNLVAVISNGTAVLGLGDIGALAGKPVMEGKAVLFKKFADVDSIDLEVDTHDVNEFINCVRFLGPSFGGINLEDIKAPECFIIEQQLREIMDIPVFHDDQHGTAIIAAAGLINACKLTGRQLNEVRIVVNGAGAAGIACVELMKAIGVRHEHVTLCDTKGVVYVGRTEGMNQWKSAHAIQTPARTLAEAMEGADVFLGVSVKGVVTPAMLESMAARPIVFAMANPDPEVTPEEVYAVRTDAIVATGRSDYPNQINNVLGFPYIFRGALDVRARTINEEMKIACAKALAAMAREDVPDEVAAAYSGRRLQFGPEYLIPVPFDPRLVSTIPPVVAKAAMDSGVARRPIEDMDAYRSALAARLNPMVGSMQAIFAEVAARSCRVVFAEGEEEKAIRAALAFRNAGYGYPVLVGRKERIAATVSSLGLDADALEGVEIHNAALSERNHYYADHVYSRMQRRGLLWRDCLRLVNQDRNVFGACMVCLGDADAMVTGLTRTHGSVLKGLLKVVDPKPGSRIFGMTIMLSRGRTVFIADTTIHETPSAEELADIAVGAAARVRQMGHEPRVALVSYSTFGSPMGPDTSRVRDAVRLLDARDVDFEYDGDLGANVALDSELMKVYPFCRLSGPANILVMPGQHSANVAYKLMDKMGGATVIGPMMIGLDAPVQIVHLDANVSDLVTMAVLAVHDSLRR